The following coding sequences are from one Candidatus Nitrohelix vancouverensis window:
- a CDS encoding lysophospholipid acyltransferase family protein: MKKLLIEKCLPRLVHYSTYLWCWLLRLENLDPEAEAEVDRRKGPCILTLWHGRIFYLFYHLRRRPEYHLLISPSKDGDFLARLALLMGYSVVRGSSYKKTISGTRSLIKILKNGGRIIIIADGSRGPCAVAQPGSIQLAGITQSPVIPMSYGTTRKKVFSSWDRFVLPLPFATCKVKFGSPISVPKRPDEHILKEKQEELQNSLDNLTRQSDA, encoded by the coding sequence ATGAAAAAGTTGCTCATTGAAAAATGTCTGCCGAGGCTTGTCCATTATTCCACCTATCTCTGGTGCTGGCTTTTGCGCCTGGAGAATCTGGACCCTGAGGCCGAGGCCGAAGTGGATCGGCGTAAGGGGCCTTGTATTCTCACCCTCTGGCACGGTCGCATTTTTTACCTTTTCTACCATTTGCGCCGTCGCCCCGAATACCATCTATTGATCAGCCCCAGCAAAGACGGCGATTTTCTGGCTCGCCTCGCCCTGCTCATGGGTTATTCGGTGGTTCGCGGCTCCAGCTATAAAAAAACCATTTCAGGAACCCGGTCGTTAATCAAAATACTGAAGAATGGCGGACGCATTATCATCATTGCGGATGGGTCGCGCGGCCCCTGCGCCGTCGCCCAGCCTGGATCGATTCAACTGGCGGGCATCACCCAGTCGCCCGTCATACCCATGAGCTATGGAACAACGCGCAAGAAAGTGTTTTCTAGTTGGGATCGTTTTGTATTGCCCCTCCCCTTTGCGACTTGTAAAGTTAAATTCGGTTCCCCCATCAGCGTTCCCAAAAGACCTGACGAACATATTTTGAAGGAAAAACAGGAAGAACTGCAAAATTCTCTCGATAATCTGACCCGACAAAGCGACGCTTGA
- the bamA gene encoding outer membrane protein assembly factor BamA, whose amino-acid sequence MAVAWADEGQIVRSILIEGNRRVEKSTIEYYIKTQVGKPLSQSQVRKDIEEIYALGQFKDIRVETVPVAGGVNVIFRIEEILSIGEIHIEGNDQVDSVEIWKKIKDFLKQGATFHPHLLIETKETVTNFFHEKGYFFAEVSIDTEPTEDNLVNITINIQREAKVGIEKIRFIGNKQFTDDELIGQMETKAKTWYSWLDESGIYKKDLLKLDTFRIESFYQDHGFIKVRVLEPKIDINRKDKEIYIVIPLEEGKQFRIGKVEVQGNDILNEDDIYAAIKSKPGDVYNLSQVREDVLSISELYSKAGYAYADVNPKVVENDEQKTVDLTMEIDKGRKVYVGEILISGNTRTKDNVIRRQFRLKEGDLFDSDKLKRSKQRINNTRFFADVKVDTRRGKEPDLIDVVTTVTEQPTGSISVGAGFSSVENLIFNASISQDNFLGGGQKVIFSTNLSSVRSDFNLSLTEPHILDSDIMGGIDLFNTETDFFSFESKSTGGGLRIGKNISEYENVSLLYKYEAVKISGVDPGEETTFLRNENRTSSRIAPSYTYDNRDDFLNPTTGWRHVVRFDFAGSVLGGSDFVKTNYEVTYYQSVIGKLVAAVHAEVGWADGYNGESLPVFERYFMGGPASLRGYTIRDIGPKDKNNDPIGGEQSLLFNFELQYPFTKGLRGFVFYDRGNVYGSGTSTIGTTTNIDLSEMRSSIGGGIRFISPFGPVGFAYGIKLDKREGEKDAEFHFSAGSAF is encoded by the coding sequence TTGGCGGTTGCCTGGGCTGACGAAGGGCAGATCGTCCGTTCGATTTTGATCGAAGGCAATCGCCGTGTTGAGAAATCCACGATTGAGTATTACATCAAGACTCAGGTAGGGAAACCCTTGTCGCAAAGCCAGGTTCGCAAGGACATCGAGGAAATTTATGCGCTGGGTCAGTTTAAAGATATCCGCGTAGAAACCGTGCCGGTCGCCGGCGGCGTGAATGTCATATTTCGAATTGAAGAGATTCTTTCCATCGGAGAGATTCACATCGAAGGCAACGACCAGGTCGATAGCGTTGAAATCTGGAAGAAAATCAAAGATTTTCTAAAACAGGGCGCGACCTTTCACCCACATTTGTTGATCGAAACGAAGGAAACCGTAACCAATTTTTTTCACGAAAAAGGTTATTTCTTCGCAGAAGTCAGTATTGACACCGAACCGACTGAAGACAATCTGGTCAACATCACGATCAATATTCAGCGAGAAGCCAAAGTCGGCATCGAAAAAATTCGTTTCATTGGCAACAAACAATTCACTGACGACGAGTTGATCGGGCAGATGGAAACGAAGGCGAAGACCTGGTATTCCTGGCTGGATGAATCGGGGATTTACAAAAAGGACTTGCTCAAGCTGGACACCTTCCGTATCGAATCCTTTTATCAGGATCATGGGTTTATCAAGGTTCGGGTTTTGGAACCCAAAATCGACATCAATCGAAAAGATAAAGAAATTTACATCGTCATTCCTCTGGAAGAGGGGAAGCAGTTTCGCATTGGTAAAGTTGAAGTTCAGGGAAATGATATTCTGAACGAAGACGATATTTATGCCGCGATCAAAAGCAAGCCGGGCGACGTTTATAACCTGTCCCAAGTGCGTGAAGATGTGCTGAGCATTTCTGAGTTGTATTCCAAAGCCGGTTACGCCTATGCCGACGTCAATCCGAAAGTAGTGGAAAACGACGAACAAAAAACCGTCGATTTGACCATGGAAATAGACAAGGGTCGAAAAGTCTACGTCGGAGAAATACTGATTTCAGGAAACACGCGCACCAAGGACAACGTCATCCGCAGGCAATTTCGTTTGAAGGAAGGCGATTTGTTCGATAGCGACAAGCTCAAGCGAAGCAAACAGCGCATCAACAACACCCGTTTCTTCGCCGACGTTAAAGTGGACACGCGTCGCGGTAAAGAGCCAGACTTGATCGATGTTGTGACCACGGTCACAGAACAGCCGACGGGCTCCATCAGTGTTGGCGCGGGTTTCAGTTCGGTTGAAAATCTTATTTTCAATGCATCGATTTCCCAGGACAATTTTCTGGGCGGCGGTCAAAAAGTTATTTTTTCTACAAACCTGTCGTCCGTGCGAAGCGATTTCAACCTGTCGTTGACAGAACCGCATATTTTAGATTCTGATATCATGGGTGGAATTGATTTGTTCAACACGGAAACCGATTTTTTCAGCTTTGAATCAAAAAGCACCGGCGGCGGACTTCGCATCGGTAAGAATATTTCCGAGTATGAAAATGTCTCGTTGTTGTACAAATACGAAGCGGTGAAGATCTCCGGCGTCGATCCGGGAGAGGAAACGACTTTTCTAAGAAACGAAAACAGAACGAGCAGTCGCATCGCGCCATCCTACACCTATGATAACCGCGACGATTTTTTAAACCCTACCACCGGTTGGCGGCATGTGGTAAGATTTGACTTTGCCGGTTCCGTTCTGGGCGGCAGTGATTTTGTGAAAACCAATTATGAAGTGACCTATTACCAAAGCGTGATCGGTAAACTGGTTGCGGCGGTTCATGCGGAAGTCGGTTGGGCGGACGGTTACAATGGAGAAAGCCTGCCGGTCTTTGAACGCTATTTCATGGGCGGCCCCGCCAGCTTGAGAGGCTATACCATTCGCGATATTGGTCCCAAAGACAAGAATAATGACCCCATCGGCGGCGAACAATCCCTTCTGTTTAATTTTGAATTGCAGTATCCTTTCACCAAGGGCTTGAGAGGGTTTGTGTTCTATGATCGCGGTAACGTTTATGGAAGCGGCACCAGCACGATTGGCACAACCACCAATATTGATTTGAGCGAAATGCGATCCAGTATCGGCGGCGGTATTCGTTTCATCAGCCCCTTCGGTCCCGTCGGTTTTGCCTACGGCATCAAACTGGATAAGAGAGAAGGCGAGAAGGATGCGGAATTTCATTTTTCCGCAGGAAGCGCATTTTAA
- the lpxA gene encoding acyl-ACP--UDP-N-acetylglucosamine O-acyltransferase produces the protein MNIHSTAQIHPSAELGEDVSIGPFSIVEADARIGKGTEIGSNAIIHKGARIGEKCRIYHSAAIGGDPQIFGFDINIPSFVEVGSGTTMREYVTINRSGKENQATVIGKDCMLMAYAHVAHDCILGNGVIVVNGTGLSGHVEVGDNAFISGLSGIHQFVRIGKCAMIGGVTAITQDILPYSLVEGRPPRLVGINSVGLRRRNITPAARSCLKQAVKLLKQSDLNTAQAVDRIASEIDSVEEIRYLVDFINSSSRGITK, from the coding sequence GTGAACATCCATTCGACTGCACAAATTCATCCCTCGGCGGAGCTGGGAGAAGACGTATCCATAGGGCCTTTTTCCATTGTCGAAGCAGATGCTCGCATTGGCAAGGGAACTGAGATCGGTTCCAACGCGATCATACACAAAGGCGCCCGCATCGGAGAGAAATGCCGCATCTATCACTCTGCGGCGATTGGCGGCGACCCTCAAATATTTGGCTTCGACATAAATATTCCCTCGTTTGTAGAGGTCGGTTCCGGGACGACGATGCGGGAATACGTCACCATCAATCGATCGGGGAAAGAAAATCAGGCGACAGTGATTGGCAAGGATTGCATGCTGATGGCCTATGCGCATGTTGCGCATGATTGTATACTAGGAAACGGCGTTATCGTTGTGAATGGAACCGGATTGTCCGGCCATGTGGAAGTGGGGGATAATGCGTTCATATCGGGTTTGAGCGGCATCCACCAGTTCGTTCGGATTGGCAAATGCGCTATGATAGGCGGCGTGACAGCGATCACCCAGGATATTTTGCCCTACTCGCTTGTGGAAGGGCGCCCGCCGCGATTGGTGGGGATCAATTCGGTGGGATTGCGTCGGCGTAACATAACGCCAGCGGCCCGATCCTGTTTGAAACAAGCGGTCAAGCTGTTGAAACAATCCGACCTCAACACAGCGCAGGCGGTGGATAGAATAGCGTCAGAAATTGATTCTGTGGAAGAAATCCGTTATCTTGTCGATTTTATTAATAGTTCGTCGAGGGGAATCACCAAATAA
- the lpxB gene encoding lipid-A-disaccharide synthase: MTEETRRILIIAGEASGDLHGSELIRAMKERSPNYEFYGLGGKRMRARGADTFFDIERMGTVGIIEVLGESFHYWNVYKRLRAEIESGRYDAAILIDYPTLNMRLARLCRENDIPVYYVIGPQIWAWRAGRIKAIKRDVSKMFVIFPFEEALYRDAGVDVEFVGHPFAEKVRPTMSREEALRHFGLREDSPVVGLLPGSRKNEIDSLFDVMLKGSADIAKERPDCQFLLPVADTLDPEPLRKRAQESGLDIRVVPGQSYDVMNCSDCLVIASGSATLEAALIGTPMVIVYKLNPLTYWLAKPLVKIDLYGLANIAAGEKVVPELIQYQLTRDAIKKEVERFLAEPEYVQSVKEKLSHIKATLGQPGVMERIATSVCQSLEQQSAAPTR; this comes from the coding sequence ATGACAGAAGAAACCCGCCGAATTTTGATCATCGCCGGCGAAGCGTCGGGCGATTTGCACGGCAGTGAATTGATACGTGCAATGAAAGAGCGTAGCCCGAACTATGAGTTTTACGGCTTGGGCGGTAAACGCATGCGCGCCAGAGGAGCAGACACTTTTTTTGATATTGAACGCATGGGAACCGTCGGCATCATCGAAGTTCTTGGCGAAAGTTTCCACTACTGGAATGTATATAAACGATTGCGCGCAGAAATTGAATCGGGGCGATACGACGCCGCGATCCTCATAGACTATCCCACCCTCAACATGCGTCTGGCCCGCTTGTGTCGGGAGAATGATATTCCCGTTTATTATGTGATCGGGCCGCAGATCTGGGCCTGGAGGGCGGGGCGGATCAAGGCGATCAAGCGGGACGTGTCGAAGATGTTTGTGATTTTTCCTTTCGAGGAAGCCCTCTATCGGGACGCCGGGGTCGATGTGGAATTTGTCGGACATCCCTTTGCCGAGAAAGTACGTCCCACGATGAGCCGGGAAGAAGCGCTCCGGCATTTCGGTCTCAGAGAAGATTCGCCGGTTGTCGGACTGTTGCCGGGGAGCCGTAAAAATGAGATAGATTCCTTGTTCGATGTCATGCTCAAAGGCTCTGCCGATATTGCCAAAGAGAGGCCCGATTGCCAGTTCCTGTTACCCGTTGCCGACACCCTAGACCCGGAACCGTTGAGAAAACGCGCGCAAGAAAGCGGGCTGGACATTCGCGTGGTTCCCGGTCAGTCTTACGACGTGATGAATTGTAGCGACTGTCTGGTGATCGCTTCAGGTTCTGCAACGCTGGAAGCGGCCTTGATAGGAACCCCGATGGTGATCGTGTACAAACTCAACCCGCTGACCTATTGGCTGGCCAAGCCGCTGGTTAAAATTGACCTTTACGGCCTGGCGAATATTGCGGCGGGGGAGAAAGTCGTCCCCGAATTGATTCAATATCAACTCACGCGCGATGCGATCAAGAAGGAAGTCGAGCGATTTCTCGCAGAGCCAGAGTATGTCCAGTCCGTGAAGGAAAAACTGTCCCATATTAAAGCCACTCTTGGGCAACCCGGCGTCATGGAGCGCATCGCAACGAGCGTATGCCAATCTCTGGAACAGCAAAGCGCCGCCCCGACGCGCTGA
- a CDS encoding OmpH family outer membrane protein has protein sequence MFQKKGPTSLLNFKRSITLALIVFALSLFAAPAIADDRIGFIDLQKALSDTKEWKEKSAKFKVEFEREQKMISAREASIAKMLEDINKQSMVMDPELKKKKEEEFRAQSRDFQRYVKDKSDEFSNKEKEMTAELVKKMVDVIQRLGKEKKFTMIVEKKGMLYTDPGKELTPHATRAYDKIYK, from the coding sequence ATGTTTCAAAAAAAAGGCCCCACCTCATTACTGAACTTTAAACGATCAATCACCTTAGCGCTTATTGTTTTTGCATTGAGCCTCTTCGCCGCGCCCGCCATCGCCGACGACCGAATCGGATTCATCGACCTTCAGAAAGCGTTATCCGATACTAAAGAATGGAAGGAAAAGTCTGCAAAATTTAAGGTTGAGTTTGAGAGGGAGCAGAAAATGATCTCGGCTCGCGAAGCCAGTATCGCGAAAATGCTGGAGGACATTAACAAGCAAAGCATGGTGATGGACCCGGAATTGAAGAAAAAGAAGGAAGAAGAATTCCGCGCTCAAAGCCGCGATTTCCAACGCTATGTTAAGGATAAGAGCGACGAATTCAGCAATAAAGAAAAAGAAATGACCGCAGAATTGGTGAAGAAAATGGTCGACGTTATTCAGCGACTTGGCAAGGAAAAGAAATTCACGATGATCGTTGAAAAAAAGGGCATGCTGTACACCGATCCCGGTAAGGAATTGACCCCGCATGCAACCCGAGCGTACGACAAGATTTATAAATAA
- a CDS encoding Gfo/Idh/MocA family oxidoreductase codes for MMSDIKVGVVGVGRMGEYHVGVLSESAGAQLSAISDVNEKRAGEIAAAYRVPYFSDYKELFKLVDAVVLAVPTNLHYPIAKDFLSEGIHVLLEKPCANNLDHAREIFDIAEKKNLVLHIGHVERFNGAVQELHKIVTDPIFIDVRRMSPYTDRIKDDGVVLDLMIHDIDIVLNLVNSDVRRVNVLGASVFSDRDDLVIAQLEFENDCIANILASRASQNKERTLSATLRDSHVQLDYTDQEIYVHRKSSSEHQLSKGSLRYKQESLVERIFVHKENPLKLEHRHFIDCIRNGSPRNVAVDNELYSLEIALEILRQYRENKNISK; via the coding sequence ATAATGAGCGATATAAAAGTAGGGGTGGTTGGAGTAGGCAGAATGGGGGAATACCATGTCGGCGTGTTGTCCGAATCCGCGGGCGCTCAGCTTTCTGCTATTTCCGACGTTAACGAAAAACGCGCAGGAGAAATTGCCGCAGCCTACCGGGTTCCGTATTTCTCTGACTATAAAGAGTTGTTCAAGCTTGTGGACGCGGTGGTGCTTGCAGTGCCAACGAATTTACACTACCCGATCGCTAAAGATTTTCTCAGCGAAGGCATTCACGTTTTGCTGGAAAAACCCTGCGCCAATAACCTGGATCATGCGCGCGAAATCTTCGATATTGCTGAGAAAAAAAATCTCGTATTGCATATCGGTCATGTCGAGCGCTTCAACGGCGCCGTGCAGGAGTTGCACAAAATAGTGACAGACCCCATCTTTATTGACGTGCGCAGGATGAGCCCTTATACCGACCGCATCAAAGACGACGGAGTCGTTTTGGATCTGATGATTCACGATATTGATATCGTCTTGAACCTGGTGAATTCCGATGTGCGCCGGGTGAACGTGCTGGGGGCATCCGTGTTTTCCGATAGAGATGATCTGGTGATCGCTCAACTGGAGTTTGAGAATGACTGCATCGCCAATATTCTGGCCAGTCGCGCATCGCAGAACAAGGAGAGGACCTTGTCCGCAACGCTACGCGACTCCCATGTTCAACTGGACTACACGGATCAGGAAATTTACGTTCATCGCAAATCGTCTTCCGAGCATCAACTGAGCAAGGGAAGCCTGCGTTATAAACAAGAATCGCTGGTGGAAAGAATCTTTGTGCACAAGGAAAATCCCTTGAAACTGGAACACCGGCACTTCATCGATTGTATCCGCAACGGCAGTCCGCGAAACGTCGCTGTTGACAATGAACTGTATTCGCTTGAAATCGCTCTTGAGATTCTTCGTCAATACCGGGAAAACAAAAACATTTCCAAATAA
- a CDS encoding LpxI family protein has protein sequence MDQPVRENIGLIAGAGEVPRYFARKAKDAGIPIVSIAFTPEIQSTLDPFVEKSLCIGIGKVDKIFKTLKQEQISDLMILGKVDKGIIFRPQMFDLRTLKFLKNLRSKDDKTLMEGVIDELEKEGFRLLDQREFMPEIFPSSGVLTRRSPDSEEMKDIEYGLPAARKIADMEIGQTLVVRNQVVVAVEGVEGTDRAIARGCELARGSAVVVKVSRTNQDYRYDSPGIGLKTMQCLIDGKASALALEAGRVMILEQEQVVALAEKNKISIICV, from the coding sequence ATGGATCAACCCGTGCGGGAAAATATTGGACTCATCGCCGGCGCGGGGGAGGTTCCCCGTTATTTCGCAAGGAAGGCAAAAGACGCGGGGATCCCGATAGTCTCGATCGCCTTCACGCCGGAGATTCAATCCACTCTTGATCCATTTGTCGAAAAAAGTTTATGCATCGGCATTGGCAAGGTTGATAAAATTTTCAAGACGCTCAAGCAGGAACAAATCAGCGACTTGATGATTTTGGGGAAGGTCGACAAGGGCATTATCTTTCGCCCACAGATGTTCGATCTGCGAACTCTCAAATTCCTTAAAAATCTGCGCAGTAAAGACGACAAGACCCTGATGGAAGGGGTCATTGATGAATTGGAAAAGGAAGGATTCCGACTGCTCGATCAGCGGGAGTTCATGCCGGAGATTTTCCCGTCCAGCGGCGTGTTGACCCGGCGCAGTCCCGATTCTGAGGAGATGAAGGACATCGAATACGGCCTCCCCGCCGCGCGTAAAATTGCGGACATGGAAATTGGCCAGACCCTGGTCGTGAGAAATCAGGTGGTGGTGGCCGTCGAAGGCGTTGAAGGCACCGACCGCGCTATTGCAAGGGGCTGCGAACTGGCGCGCGGCAGCGCCGTCGTCGTCAAGGTCAGTCGGACCAATCAGGATTATCGTTACGACAGTCCGGGAATCGGGCTCAAGACCATGCAATGTCTGATTGACGGAAAGGCCTCGGCGCTGGCTCTGGAAGCGGGTCGCGTGATGATTCTTGAGCAAGAGCAAGTGGTGGCTCTGGCGGAAAAAAATAAAATTTCTATAATTTGCGTTTGA
- the glnA gene encoding type I glutamate--ammonia ligase: MTPKEVLDFSKKNNVEIIDLKFMDLLGTWQHFSVPVSELEEHLFEDGLGFDGSSIRGWQAINASDMLVIPDATTAVMDPFMQIPTLSMLCNIFDPITKEKYSRDPRNIAQKAEAYLQSTGIGDTAYFGPEAEFFIFDDVRYRIDINQSFYFVDSVEGNWNTGRDEGPNLAYKPRHKEGYFPVSPADGLQDIRTEMMLLMQKVGIAMECHHHEVATGGQCEIDMRFSPLVKCADNLMWFKYVVRNVAKRHGKTATFMPKPLFGDNGSGMHIHQSIWKAGKPLFAGNGYAGFSEMGMHYIGGILKHAPAICAFAAPTTNSYKRLVPGYEAPVNLAYSSRNRSASVRIPMYSPSPKAKRMEARFPDPTANGYLTFAAMLMAGLDGIENKIDPGEPLDKDIYALGPEELANIPTLPHSLEDSLKALEADHDFLLKGDVFTQDVVDKWIDYKMTNEVEQVRLRPNPLEFQMYYDA; encoded by the coding sequence ATGACGCCAAAAGAAGTATTGGATTTTTCGAAGAAAAATAATGTAGAAATCATCGATCTGAAGTTCATGGATCTTTTAGGCACCTGGCAGCATTTTTCAGTGCCTGTGAGCGAACTGGAAGAGCATTTGTTTGAAGACGGTCTCGGTTTCGACGGCTCCAGCATCCGCGGTTGGCAGGCGATCAACGCCAGCGACATGCTCGTCATTCCCGACGCGACGACCGCAGTCATGGACCCCTTCATGCAGATTCCGACTCTGAGCATGTTGTGTAATATTTTTGACCCGATCACCAAGGAAAAATATTCCCGCGACCCGCGTAACATCGCGCAAAAGGCGGAAGCCTATCTGCAATCCACGGGAATCGGCGACACCGCGTATTTTGGCCCGGAAGCGGAATTTTTCATCTTCGACGACGTGCGTTACCGCATCGACATCAACCAGTCGTTTTATTTCGTCGACTCTGTTGAAGGCAACTGGAACACGGGTCGAGATGAAGGACCGAACCTGGCTTACAAACCGCGTCACAAAGAAGGCTACTTCCCGGTATCTCCCGCAGACGGTCTGCAGGACATTCGTACGGAAATGATGTTATTGATGCAGAAGGTTGGCATTGCGATGGAGTGTCACCACCACGAAGTGGCCACCGGCGGACAGTGCGAAATTGACATGCGCTTTTCTCCGCTCGTTAAATGCGCCGATAATCTGATGTGGTTCAAATACGTAGTCAGAAACGTCGCCAAGCGACATGGCAAAACTGCAACCTTCATGCCCAAACCCTTGTTTGGCGACAACGGTTCGGGAATGCACATCCATCAAAGTATCTGGAAAGCCGGCAAGCCTTTGTTTGCAGGAAACGGCTACGCCGGTTTCAGCGAAATGGGAATGCACTACATTGGCGGTATTCTGAAACATGCGCCTGCGATCTGCGCATTCGCAGCGCCGACCACCAACTCCTACAAACGATTGGTGCCCGGCTACGAAGCTCCTGTGAACCTGGCCTATTCGAGCCGAAACCGAAGCGCGTCGGTGCGAATTCCGATGTATTCGCCAAGCCCGAAAGCCAAACGTATGGAAGCGCGGTTCCCCGATCCTACCGCAAACGGTTACCTGACTTTTGCCGCGATGTTGATGGCGGGCCTGGACGGAATTGAAAATAAAATCGATCCGGGCGAGCCGTTGGACAAGGACATTTACGCTCTTGGGCCGGAAGAGCTGGCGAACATTCCGACTCTGCCGCACTCTTTGGAAGACTCATTGAAAGCCCTGGAAGCTGACCACGATTTCCTCTTGAAGGGAGACGTGTTCACTCAGGATGTGGTCGATAAATGGATCGATTACAAAATGACCAACGAGGTGGAGCAGGTGCGCTTGCGTCCGAATCCACTAGAGTTCCAGATGTATTACGATGCATAA
- the fabZ gene encoding 3-hydroxyacyl-ACP dehydratase FabZ codes for MMELNEIKQVIPHRYPMLLVDRIIESDWENRIVGVKNVTANEPFFQGHFPEFPVMPGVLIIEAMAQVGCILALKTLKREGQGSVFFTGIDGAKFRRPVVPGDQLRMELEKIKQRGTLFRFQAKGFVGEELAAECTLQAMAGKND; via the coding sequence ATGATGGAACTCAACGAAATTAAACAAGTGATCCCGCATCGTTACCCCATGTTGCTGGTGGATCGCATTATTGAAAGCGATTGGGAAAACCGCATCGTTGGCGTGAAGAATGTGACGGCAAACGAGCCTTTTTTTCAGGGCCATTTCCCTGAGTTTCCGGTGATGCCGGGCGTCCTCATCATCGAAGCGATGGCGCAGGTGGGTTGTATTCTTGCGCTCAAAACTCTTAAGAGGGAAGGGCAGGGATCGGTTTTTTTCACGGGCATCGACGGCGCCAAGTTTCGTCGACCCGTGGTTCCTGGCGATCAACTCCGTATGGAGCTGGAAAAGATCAAACAACGCGGCACTTTGTTTCGTTTCCAGGCTAAAGGATTTGTCGGGGAGGAATTAGCCGCTGAATGCACCCTTCAGGCCATGGCGGGAAAAAACGATTGA
- a CDS encoding P-II family nitrogen regulator, with protein sequence MKKVEAIIKPFKLDEVKDKLNEIGVKGITVSEVKGFGRQKGHTELYRGAEYVVDFLPKIKMEIIISDNQVDDVIETIMKAAQTGRIGDGKIFVTDLMDTIRIRTGERGDDAV encoded by the coding sequence ATGAAAAAAGTTGAGGCCATTATCAAGCCATTCAAATTGGATGAGGTCAAGGACAAGCTGAACGAAATTGGAGTTAAGGGCATCACCGTCAGCGAGGTCAAGGGATTCGGTCGTCAGAAAGGCCACACGGAATTGTATCGCGGGGCTGAGTATGTGGTCGATTTCCTTCCAAAAATCAAAATGGAAATCATCATCTCTGATAATCAGGTCGACGATGTCATTGAGACGATCATGAAAGCGGCCCAGACGGGAAGAATAGGCGACGGAAAGATATTTGTTACAGATTTAATGGACACGATTCGTATCAGGACGGGAGAGCGCGGGGACGACGCCGTATAA